CTCCCTTGCCCGGCTTGTTCTGCTTAGCTGGGGCGGGGGGGTGGGGGCCCTTCTTCTTGCCCTTCCGGCCCCTCTTCTTCTGTTGAGGCTTGCGGACTTTGAGAGCGTTCACCTCCTGGCGAGAACTCCCCCCAAGTGGTTGCGCGACAAAGTTCTTTTTGAGAACCTCGTCCTGCGCCTCCGCCACCTGGAGGACGTCAATCAACTCTGAATACCTCGTGTAGTTCCCCTGGCGGTAGTTCCGTGAGGACTGGACCGCGTTGGGGTGGAAAGTGGATAGGGTTTTCTCAATCTTCTGGGAGTCGGTAATCTCAGTACGACACAACCGAAGAGTCGTACAAATCCGGTGCAGAGCCGAATTGTACTCCCCAACCGTCTTGAAGTCCGCAAACCTCAGACGGATCCACTCTGCCTCTGCATGTGGCTTCACAGTGTACTTCAGCCGCTCAAACCGCTGCTTAAGAGCGGTCCAAAGGCCAGAAGCACTGCGCTCAGCCATATACTCATCTTTCAGAGTAGGTGACAGGTGATGACGGAGAAAGTGCAGAGCCTGCGCATTCTCAGTTTCGAACTTGGGATCAGTGACGGCCAGCTGGGCCCCCTTACCGATCGCCCTCAGGAGGGTTTTGCCCTGGAGAAAGATCTCGCAGTCCGAGGACCATGATAGGTAGTTCAGCCCTGTCTGGGCCAACTCAGGAAACTCCTTGTTGACAATTCCGGCCATCTGTGATTTATGCAAAAATCATGAGATTACAACAGGTAATCTTTTGCACAAAGCGATGTTGATAAACTTTTTCAATAAAATGACGTTCCAATATTCAAAACATGCTATTATATGACTTACTAAATGATTAAGAGTGCTAAACAATTAATCTACAGCGGTAAAATCATACTATAATATCATGTTACAAAAGATAGCATGTTAAGCGCATCTAGTATGTGAAAACTAGTCCAAAAATTGAATTTCCGAGGCATTTTTAAGCCCAAATACGTGTTTTCAGCGAAAACAGACAGTTCTAGGGGCTTCTACGCGAAATATTACAGCAGGAATAAAAACTCGCGTAAAATCTGAAAACTACGGGGGCTAAACCGCAAATTGCCGTGCTACagccacccccccccccttttttCTGGAGGAACCCCCACGGCCACGGCCCATCCGGCCCAGGGGCCagcgggccggcccagccgccaGTGGCCTGGCGCGTAGCGacgctagggtttcccctagcgCCCGCATCGGGGTGCGGCGGCGGCCAATGGGCTCGCGCGGCGGCGGCTCGCACGCGGGCGCGGCCAGCACGGCACGGCCATGGCGCGGCGCGGCCGGCACGGCGCGGCCAGCACGGCGCGGCCCCGACACGGCGCGGCTACGGCCACGGCTCGCAGCGCGCGTGGCCACGGCCACGGCGGGCGGTGCGCTGCCACGGCTACGGCCACGGGGCGGCCAGCACGGCGGGTCTGCGCGGCGCGGCCAGCGGGGCTACGGCCagcacggcggcgccggcgaccAGCGGGGTCGCGGCCAGCAGGGCGGCGCGTGCAGCAGGCACGCGAGCGCGGCGACGGCAGTCGAGCGCTCGACGACGGGGACGGCCAGCAGGGCCATGGCGACGCCAGTGGCGACGGGGACGTCGTCATCTGCCTCGGGATGGCAAAATCGTGCGTCTTCGGGACGTCACGACGCGTGTACGTCGGGTACAACGCGGCGGTGCCGTGCTCATCTGGAGTACGTGTAATCACCGTCCCCCTAGGGTGTagtca
The Aegilops tauschii subsp. strangulata cultivar AL8/78 chromosome 3, Aet v6.0, whole genome shotgun sequence genome window above contains:
- the LOC141043063 gene encoding uncharacterized protein, with protein sequence MAGIVNKEFPELAQTGLNYLSWSSDCEIFLQGKTLLRAIGKGAQLAVTDPKFETENAQALHFLRHHLSPTLKDEYMAERSASGLWTALKQRFERLKYTVKPHAEAEWIRLRFADFKTVGEYNSALHRICTTLRLCRTEITDSQKIEKTLSTFHPNAVQSSRNYRQGNYTRYSELIDVLQVAEAQDEVLKKNFVAQPLGGSSRQEVNALKVRKPQQKKRGRKGKKKGPHPPAPAKQNKPGKGGQRPQDCFRCGWVEHFSRQCRAPQEVVDAYKSRKAREMHLALVQEGAPPAPMAAPVMIATPPATPIEATPVVPIAATLAVSTDAHVAMEVDLMAASAAPPLDIDAASKMISKEDQLTSMEIAAEVNGFFTEST